GAATACTTGTATTTCTCTTACCGCTCTGGTAGTATTTTGAATCATGGGTCCATCGAAAACCAGTACAGAGCCCGAAGTCAGTCAATTTGATATGACCATCACGGTCTATCAAGATATTGTCAGGTTTAATATCTCTGTGGATGAAGCCCATTTTATGAACACTCTCAACTGCGCATGTCAGTTCTGCTGTGTAGAACCGTGCCAGATTTTCTGGAAAGACACCCATTCTAATTAGGAGACTCATCATATCACCTCCTGGAATGTAGTCCATTACAAAGTACAAATTGTCCTTATCTTGGAATGAATAGTACAGGCGAACCACCCATTCATTATCAGCTTCGGCAAGGATATCCCGCTCAGCTTTAACATGAGCAACTTGATTTCTAAGCAAGacatcttttttcctcagagtCTTTGTTGCATATAGAGCATTAGTATCCACTTTTCTTGCTAGGCAAACTTCTCCAAATGCACCAACTCCcagggttttaatttttacaaaCATTGACTTGTCCATTTTAGCTCTTCTTAGCCGAATGTAATTTGACTCTTTCTGGCACAACATTTTCCTCATTTGATCCCGGGCTTCTGGTGACAATCCAACCTGTGCAGCAAACAGAGTTAAATCTGAAGAGTGAACAGTACTCTTAATTCTTCGTGATCTTCTCATAATTAATTACAAGGCTTAggcaaagcaaaccaaataCTTATACGCAGGACAAGAAATAATACTTaaaggggtttggttttgttttaatttacacATTAGGATTCTATGGAAACATATAGGAGTGataaaaaactgaaatgtgatcattttcaacagcaaaatGCACAAGGTGCCATGCACCAGGAGGATCTTGAGAAGGGACTACTATATTCTTAAGAAATGTAATTTACAAATTACTGATAAAAACCACTTCAAATAATACTATCTGAGTAACAGTGTGCATCAGCTCTCTCCCCAATTCTCTTTACAGGGTTAAAGAAAGCCAAGACACCTCTAGGAGCTGTAAGTTGCTGAGGGCTAAGGAGCTGCCACAGGAAAGACAGACTAGCTGGAGCAGAAGTCACTGAACTGACCATGCTCtagaattccagctgcaggagggagtATGCATTCCTTCTCACTCTCACACTTCCACATGTAGCTACCCAAAACAGATCCTACTGGCACTGCTTCCTACTGCCTGCCCACACCAAGCCAGTGCCTCCACCACAAGCCTGGGCCTGATATTCCCTCTTATCACACAACCCACCCCTTTCTAACAGGACTTTGCTCACACTCTCACCACTGCTCTCCACTCCACATAccaagcagctgagcagagtACTTTCTTTTGAAGTGGCTCGCTCCTCCCCACAGTATCTTTTCTTGGCTCCCATCTGTGTACAAACCCCTATCTTGACTGAACATCCCTGGTGTTTCAGCCAATGCCACCAACATTCTGACAGCTGAAACACTCACAGGCCACATGCAACTCACCACCTACAGCGTGGACACCCTTATCCACAAGAACCACGTTGATCATTCTCATTGTACCCCAACATGGGTGCTTCCTGGTGTATTTTTGCTGGTTTCAATTCCCTTAGAGTCCCATTCTATTTTGGTGCCATTTTTCTTGGCAAATTTCATGGCCTGGAAATAGAATAacccttctttttttgttttaatgtgaATACAATCTGTCTtcaattttctgtattttttctctgtgacaCTATCGCCACACAGCTTGATGTTCAGTCCTGGTTTTCTGACAGCACTTTCAAATTACTATATGCTCCCTTTCTCACAGCATCTCAATTATTTTATCTGCCTACCTGGCTTGAAATCACCATCCCACAGCAATGATTTCCAAGTTCAACCTGTAGcacatttccttattttttaatggacaTGTTGATCATAAACTCAAACATGGCCACACTGAATCCCTGCAAACATCACAACTGTACTCAAGCACTATTCTAAAAGCTTTCCATTTCTTATTGTCACATCATAGCAATTCTTGATACTAAATCTTGCTGCTTCCATATCTTTAAAGCTTAAATATCTGAGATACTGTCTGCACAGCAGTACTCAGGACCATCAATAGGACTAAGTAACTAAGTCTAGACCTGTATAGACTGTATGTTAATAGACAACTTCGGCCTTGCCTGACTTCCAAGATaacttgaaacaaaatataatagatgtgactgagaaaaaaaggtgaGAGAAAGTATCAGTTAGATATCATTCAGTatcttaaaaatgcttttacaaGTTACTATATGTCACCTAGTAAGGAAAATAGCGTTAGAACACAGTAAATTTCTTACAGGCATCATAGCAAAAATGGATCTAAAGGAGATGCAATTAGGAAAATGCatacaaaatgcaaacaaactTCACAAGGAATACAAATTTGGTAAGACTTAAATGGAGAAGGCTGTCTCAAATTTGTAGACAAAATTTTTTGTGGACCTCAGGCAGTAGTTAGGACTGGGTAGCAGTAGTTTCAAGACTGGTGTGGGAAATAGGTTCAACTACCTATTCTGAACCAAAAAATTGTCTTACTGTGGGAATATCTGTGTACTGTATTCCAAGACAGAAAcatcttaatttttctgtgaatgAACAGGCTTAAGGCACACTTCAACGGAGaaggaaggattttttaaagacttaCAAATGTCAAGAAGACAACTGAAGACCTGTTCAAATAATGGTGGGGTCACCTTCTCAAAGCCCACCTGAACCCTAAAGTCTGCCTCAGTACAGACCAACTTGCCACAACCTGAACTTCACCCATTATTGACAAAGGTAGCAATGAATAAAACATAGATGGCAACAATCCCCTAGGAATGAGACTCAATACAGTAATTAATCACTGCAGGACATACAGAGAAGAGTCTCTAAAACCCTCGtagctttgctttcttctaCTTGCTCTCTATCTCTTACATGCTAACAGTTTTATTGTAAAAGACTAGCCCAAGTACTGCAATTTGTCATCTCTTCCCTCAATCCACCTTCATTTTTCCCTATGTCATCCACTAAACCAAATGCTAATGACAAACCTTCTCTCTGAATTGCTGTATTTTCCCTAGAACTCTCCTTAGCTTCAGCATTTACCAAAAATTAACAAGCTGTCAGCTGCACAAACTTTTCTGCATATATGTATCTCCGATTATTTCTACAAAAATGCCAGACACCAGAGTGTTGCTCCTCACTTGCTCTCTATCATCACACAATTTGCTCTCGTTTTGCTCCTTCCTCATCTCGCTCTGCCTTAAAGGATGACTTCAGTTTCTCTTTGCAAGAAAGACACCTATTATAACTCTTGGCCAAATTCACACATCTAAAGCAAACGTTTTTGAGACTACTAGGAAACTTGACAGCATAGAAATATGTCACATGTTAGAAATACAGCATCCTGTGAAAGTAGGTATCGTCATAGGGAGgcattctggggtttttttcttccaaaattcaaaggggagaaaagaaggaattcaAAACTTGCTTAATCTTCTTaaaactttctgaaaataaacaatgaGTGcgttttcctttctcctcctcatgAAGACCCAAAATACACTTTATTGTTGTGGCATTCCTCTCCTATGCGCTTATGAAAAAGGAGAGGTCTGCTGAAGCATAATATCCCATCTTCCACCCTTCAGCCTGTAATTAACATCCCAGCTTTAAATCTAGCATAAACTATTAAAAATCTAGCATAAACATTATAAACATTATAAAATACCCCTACTTAAGGGGCTTTAAACGCACaagaaaaatatcaagaaaagtTGTATCAGTGCTTTCATATAAGTAATAGCTATTCTGAGATACTACAGAACACAACACAGTAAGAAGGGAAAGTGAAGTTTGCAAATCAACATTAATTGTAATCTTACATTTAAGTACTCAAAAATAGCCAAAATAAATTCATGCGTAATTTTGATGCAGGATTGCATGCAAAGCCCTCTAAAAAGGGATCATGCTATTCTTAAGAAACACTGTTGCTTCAGAATCTTACTTGTCTACACAGGGATGGAGGCTACAGTGTTCAGGAAAGCTTCCCGCACCTTAACAGTTTAAATCAGCTGTTAGTgaagtgaaaaaggaaagagagaagactAAGAATAAAGATCTAGTAAGAGTTCCAGGATGAAATCTTGCTAACATTTACATATTCATGATTAAACAAACACTAACAAAAGACTACAGCTTACAGTAAGAATTTTCAGAGtaagaaaacagatttaaaaaacagCATGTCAAGAAAGTGGCATAAGCCAAATACATCCTCTcatagaataaataaaaaggtaCATCATACTTATGTCAAACTTTCAACTGCAATTGttaagaaatatatatatatgtgacACATCTCAATTTCACCTTTCTGTAAATCTTCGTTTCACTACTtctcagtattttctcttttgaaatgaCATATGCCTATGTCAGCTCCAGTTTTTACCCTTTTGATTTGGTTTAATAGAATGCTGAAATACCAGAAATAGACCACTGACTCCATGCAGGCAGAAAACAGTTGATTTCATATGTATTTGTTTCATAATTATGCCCTTCAATTGCTCTTGTTTAAACAGATACATTTACAGCATGGATTACAAAATAATTACACAAAAAATAGCATGTCTCTTtcactcttaaaaaaaccccctcgAATaacctttaaatttttttttttttttaacttaaaaaaattatccctACTGGTAACAAACTGCAGAATGTAAAAAATATCACTGGGTGACTATACTAGTGCACTAACCAGCCTGCCACTTGTCACCATTTTACTTGTATCTGCactatgcatttaaaaaaaaaaagaaacattttttaaaaccattaaaatattGCATATAACTCAAAAATCAGGATTAAATAGAACCCATAACAAAAAGCTATGAGTCATGTAGCTACATCTCAGTTCATGCAACAAttattctgcttctgctgccttaCTGTATGTAGGCCATACAAATTACATTTAGACGTGCAAAAAACTTAATTGAAAATCAAtttctaagaagaaaattaaataggtAAACAAGACAAGGAAGTAACTTGCCACATAAATACTAAGATTAAAAATAGACTTCAATACCACAGTGTACCAAAATGTTCTACTTATCTGTGCTATTTAATTCTACAATTAAGACATATCTCATAAAATTAATACAGGAACAGTTTAGCCATAGATTTAGAAAGAAGGAAGAGTTTACCCGCATCATTTCATTCTCTAGCTGTTTTTTCCGATGCAAACGCTGCTGATGTGACTTGAGTATATTCTCCACATGCTGTTCCATGAAGAATTTAAAGGCTTGAGGGGAATAACTTTGAATGCGCGACTCTCTtctttcctcatctttcttgttttttctaaCAGGAACAGGTGAGGttgtaatttgtttcttttctttatctgtTGAATCAACACATTCGTAATTCTTTTCATTCTCATCCTCCCTGGATAAAGGAGGTGGCTCCTCCTTGTTGAGCTTGGGTCCTGCCTCATACAGATTGACAGAAGGATTCTGATGTAACAAGTGTTTCGGGTAAGGTGGTGGGGGACCCTGGTAATTTGGAGCCTCCGCAACAGGAGACATAACTGCCATGTTTGTAGAGGGACTGTCGGAGAAGGGAATGGTCTGAACAGTCTGCACGGGCTGTGGCATCCAAGAAGGGTGAGTGGGTGCCAAGGCAGTCTGCAGCTCTGGTTTCAACACTCGCATGCTTTTCACTGGTTGCTGAATGGGAGCTGGCGTTATGGCTGTCActgtggtggctgaaggctgggagctgccagagtGACTCTGCCTGCTGCCGTGATGATTGTTGAAAGAGTTTGACCGCATGGGAACACTGGGCTGCCATGTAGGCATGTCGTGCCCATTGCCCGGCGATGACTGCGGCTGCACAGGAGAAGGCTGTGACCAGGACGCAGGTATTCCAGCTACATTTGTGTTGTAAAGTTCAAGGTTGTGACTATTTCTGTTTGGCACCATTATTGCCTGAGGAAGATTCCCGTTGGTGTATGCTGAAGGAGGAGCAGATCCTCCTGCCTGCATCTGTAGTGCTGTGGGACTCTGCCTGTTAGTTGATTCATTTGGGTATGGGGGTGGCTGGCGACTCACTGAATTCCCGGACACCACATTCTGGTGAACTATGAATTCTGCCTGACAATTGCCATTTTGCattccagctcttcctgaggGAAAACTAAACTTGCTGTTGGCAGAACTCTGCATGATTATTGGTTGCCTGCCAATGGGGACAGCACTCATGCCTCTCTGACCCTGTGTGGATGAATTCATAGGAGGAGGATTCATAGGTGGAGGTGGATAACCATCCTGCCACGCTCCTGGTGGCACTGGAGAAATACGGGAGATCACATATTCCATGTTTCCAGAGTACCGCTTTGTTTGAGAATTTGGCTCCCAGGAAGGAGGTGGAGGAGTAGTTCCCCTTGGAGGGGGTGTCTGCCCCcgaggaggtggaggaggaggagtgacACTCCTTATCTGTGGTAGAGGTGGGGGATTCACTCTTTGTCCATTGCCAGGATGAGCCTGAGCAAATGCCGCAATGCCGGATCCAGATAACGGCCTTCCTACAtcaggctgggagctgggactTTCTGAGCGATAAACAACcccctctcccagggaagggccgTGCCGCTGAGGAACCAAGGACTCCTTAGAacccttccagctctgcttgcGGTTAACTGGCTGCTGGACAGCCCCTGCTTCCAcgagaagaaaacacagcatttaCATTATTAGAACTTATTCCTATTTACTGCTTTGAATATTTCGTTCTGCATTAATTACTACAGAAACAGGACTTGAATTCTCTGACACAATATAATCCACTGTACTTCACATGAAAACTTTCTCTAGTAATACACAGCACTGCATGGTAATAGACTCAGTGCACatataagagaaaaaaaaaattgaaactatATAATACTAGAAAGTGATTTTTTAGAAATCACCCtcctgaaaatacattttgtttcagtaaaaatgcaaaatttaattgaaaaaatggTAATATGCAGAATTATTAGGCACACAACATATTTTTAATCACATGTACAAGAAATTCTCAGAATGTCcagcacaaatgcaaaaaaagtaacagcatggaaaaaaatgttatgttgCTATCCCTTCCAGTTAACACTTGCAAAACACTGAGTGCTCTTAAACTATTATAAATTTAACTGAATGCCGTAAAATCAAGGCTTGCACACTTGTATGCATACAGATCATCCAGACCTTGTTTATATTCCCCTGTATGCAGAAATTTGACTAACTActtcaattttaaaagttgTGTCTTTTTGAGTAAAAGTGTTATAGATAGAGAGGCAAGAATTAAAACTGTAGCAAATTCAAAACTTACAGAGCAAAACCCTGTTAGATATTTACTTCACAGATGCTATTTTGCATCATATAAACAAAATATACAAGGAACTGATAGTGCAAGCAGTCTTACTGTGGTTTTTACAATGTTAACACTAAGATATGTCTAAACACATACAGTAGTCTAGCTGCTGAAAATCACTCTATCCTCActaaaaaaatgtgttaattaCTATATATTCTGCAAGTAACAATGAATTTTGTCTAAATGGTGGAATTTACTATGAACTTCACACAAGCAACCACTAATCCTGCTTACagactaaagaaaaaataacactaTTCTTTGCTACTCCTGGCCTAATATTTTTCTCCTACCTATACTGCTAATTTAAAATCTAACTCCAGTGCTAGCAGCTCAGCACCCAACTTTAGTCAAATAAAAGTTCAGTATTTCTGATGCATTTTAAAGTTACCCTTTGTTTTGGTGTATGCTACTGAAAAGAAGACATCAAGTTGCATTAAAAATGTGGTAGTATCtgttaagaaagaaataatagCAAGAGGCAAAATTCTGACTCTGCTAGTAAAGACATAGTCTGTCCTCTAACGCCTCTAAGAACATGAAGCCTGCCTTAAAAACTATACAAACAAAACCTGGAACCAAGCAGGAAATTAAGCTGAGAGGGATCCTGAAACGTAACACcctaaaatacaaatattgtGGTTGTATGacatataaatacacacacatatatatacaaaaatacACATACAGCGCGCTGTTGTGTGGGAGTGTGTgtgaagagagacaaaaaattaaaacaagaattcagcatttatttctaaatgGCACCTGACACAGAACAAAATACAGGCACCACATCAACAAGGGACAAGAATTATCAAAACGAGATCTGAATGCCATTCcttgtataaaatatttatgcacaGTAATAAAACCATGCAGTTATAAAACAATGCTTAAGAAATTCATGTAAAATGGACCTAACTTTCGGAAGGATTACGTTAGAtgttaaaaatgctgtttttaaaagcaaaaatcctgTATCTCAGCATCTGTGTTCCACTGTAAGCACGTGAAGGCAAAATTTACTATGTTCTATTTATCTCCTATAAGAATACACTCAGTGAGTTACTGTGTCACCATGGAGACACCTACCTGGTGGCTTCATACCTGCGTTTACAggtcttgctgctgctgtaacCATCTGTTCCCGGCGAGGATCCTGGTAGCTCATTTTACTTATAAATTCAATGGCAGCTTCTATACTACGGTTGTTCGTTTGTCTAAGAGCTTGTACAACCATATCctaaagagaaaattatatacaaaaataatttacaagaaaatcacagaaaataccaaaaaatcATGGTTATTTAGCCAAATATCCTCCACTAATTTTACCAAAGTACAAAGTATCAATTTCTCTCAATTGTTTTAAAAcgaattttaaaatgtcttctcCAGAAGAGATCATGCAAAACAGTACAGCAGTCTCAATGTTCAGGAAAAAAGTTAACTTGTTGAAGCACTGTAGTTTGATGTGAATCATGTCACCTTGCTATTCATACAACAGCTTAGTCATACAAGCATTTTTTACTGCAGTGCATTACCCAGCTAACAGGTTACATGATGACCAGacgtcccttccaacccaagttATTCTACAaaagatataaataaatatagataGCCTAATGTGAAATTTGGATCTTTTTAGTTcaaaaattcctcctgatgaATACAACATTACCAGCAGAAACTCTTTATTACTTCTGTCGTAGATTTAGGCTCTGTGTTCTTAGAGATCCAAACGCAAGTTTTGATCTGATGGACAAGCCCATCTCAGTCAATGGAAAATGTATTATGGGCCAGTGGCTTTTCCACTGGCTTGAATGAAATAAGGTCAAGCAACCGAGGCAGAATTCCAGAGATGATGCTCTCCCATTTATATTGAATGAGATCTGTACAGCTGACCCAACAATTTTGAGACAAATCAACAGCATAGCTCCCTATAGCTAAAGCACACTCTTTTTAATGATTTGTTATGGCCATATTTTGCAGCATCAAAGCAATCACTTCAGTTCACAGGATGTTTGAACTGTTAGGCAAACTACAAACATATGACAGCATTCACCTCCTACTCAAAACAATAGGACACCAAAGAGGGCACAGAAGGGAAGCTGTCAGTACCAACTTCAAATTCAGAGCCACATTTCTACTTTCATCATTTTTAACACTCAAACATACAAAATTACATACAACCTTCAGAAACAGTAATTATATTAAGTGAACAAAGCAGAACcttaaaaaaggattttaaaattaaaaaaaaaaccataaagtTGTTGCAATCTTTACAGACCAGCTGATACAATAAAAAGCAGATACAGTATTTTCAGCTCAAAAATTTGGTTACCTATGTGATATGAAGTATTCAATGCCTTAAAGAGTTATCACCTTACGCAGAACATATGTACTAACACCATAGTAAGCAAACAAGATTTTCCATAAGCTATttaggataaaaaaaccccaaacacaatGAACATCATTCTACCCTGATtattatacacacacacacatatatatatatatataaaaaactaTCTATATACACACATCTGATATCTGTTCCACTTTAACCATTAATTCTACCTACTACCTGAGGGATGGGGGGAAATAACAAGAATGTTTGttatatttaatttgaaaaaaaaaaaaaaaaaataaattcaatacGTTTTGAAACTTCCCAACcaagaaaaatgctttcctcCTTCAGCTGTATCTGTTCCTAGTGGCATATGTGGATGAGTGCCATATGGGTTTTTGTGGTGACACAACTGCAGGTTAACACATGGCAGAAAGGACTTATGCTGGCACTGTGCTTGAAAAAAGCCCCATATAATCACAAGTGTCATGGGAATTCGCAGTTGTATCCAAGAACAAACGGCAGGAGCAAAAGGCTTCAAGATACGAAGGATCCAACAAAAATACCAACTTAAGACACCTTTCTAGTTTATTATCCAGCCACGTACCAAAAACTTCAGTTTGCAAAACCAGCTGCAGGTTCAATCTGTAAAAATGGACCTGCGAACCAATCTactttgaaaaaacaaatgCTAAGGGAAAGCCAGCTGGTAGTTTTGGAGAAGCTCACTCTTGGTAGAGGTAGATCTCTCTGTAAATACCAAAAGCATCACAGACAGCAGAACTCATGAGCTGGTCACTACTGCAAGCAGTGCATGCCTGTAAAGTTAATCCCTGTTCTGGTACTGtgcctttttcctttggaaagatGAGTGGTTTGTTAGCTCTTTTGTAAACCTGTTTTGTACCCAGGTTTACAAAGAAGGCATGAAAACAAACGTGATTTACTTTGACGTGCAGGTCCTGGTATAAACACAGGAGCTGTAAGTGTATTCCTTTTTCATTCCTGGAAACCACATTTCAGAttaatttccaaaataattGGTATTGCCTTTCAATTTAGAACAGCCATATTGTATCTACCTATTTTAATTGAGCACAATCCAAAATTGCTATGAGTATCAGAGGCAAAATCCATGTTATAGGGAGTCCAGTCCTCTCTGcctaaaattatataaataattaaaacaacCTACCACATAAGAACAACCTGGacaagatgtttaaaaaaaacaaagccaagtcTCTCTAAATCCTTCTAGTCCTCTTCTACATCCCCCACTATTACTGGTTTCATGTCCTAATCAGAAACCTACCAGATTTTGAAGGAGCTTTTTGCTTATCATGCTGTTCAAACATTCCCTCAC
The window above is part of the Corvus moneduloides isolate bCorMon1 chromosome 3, bCorMon1.pri, whole genome shotgun sequence genome. Proteins encoded here:
- the LATS1 gene encoding LOW QUALITY PROTEIN: serine/threonine-protein kinase LATS1 (The sequence of the model RefSeq protein was modified relative to this genomic sequence to represent the inferred CDS: deleted 1 base in 1 codon); this encodes MKRSEKPEGYRQMRPKTFPASSYTGSSQQMLQEIRESLRNLPKPSDAAKADHSMGKMLSEDPRQGRNPPKFVTYHKVLQEIRNSLLPFANEATSAVKGTSEVNRQMLQDLQAAGFDEDMVVQALRQTNNRSIEAAIEFISKMSYQDPRREQMVTAAARPVNAGMKPPAGAVQQPVNRKQSWKGSKESLVPQRHGPSLGEGVVYRSESPSSQPDVGRPLSGSGIAAFAQAHPGNGQRVNPPPLPQIRSVTPPPPPPRGQTPPPRGTTPPPPSWEPNSQTKRYSGNMEYVISRISPVPPGAWQDGYPPPPMNPPPMNSSTQGQRGMSAVPIGRQPIIMQSSANSKFSFPSGRAGMQNGNCQAEFIVHQNVVSGNSVSRQPPPYPNESTNRQSPTALQMQAGGSAPPSAYTNGNLPQAIMVPNRNSHNLELYNTNVAGIPASWSQPSPVQPQSSPGNGHDMPTWQPSVPMRSNSFNNHHGSRQSHSGSSQPSATTVTAITPAPIQQPVKSMRVLKPELQTALAPTHPSWMPQPVQTVQTIPFSDSPSTNMAVMSPVAEAPNYQGPPPPYPKHLLHQNPSVNLYEAGPKLNKEEPPPLSREDENEKNYECVDSTDKEKKQITTSPVPVRKNKKDEERRESRIQSYSPQAFKFFMEQHVENILKSHQQRLHRKKQLENEMMRVGLSPEARDQMRKMLCQKESNYIRLRRAKMDKSMFVKIKTLGVGAFGEVCLARKVDTNALYATKTLRKKDVLLRNQVAHVKAERDILAEADNEWVVRLYYSFQDKDNLYFVMDYIPGGDMMSLLIRMGVFPENLARFYTAELTCAVESVHKMGFIHRDIKPDNILIDRDGHIKLTDFGLCTGFRWTHDSKYYQSGDHARQDSMDFSSEWGDPANCRCGDRLKPLERRAARQHQRCLAHSLVGTPNYIAPEVLLRTGYTQLCDWWSVGVILFEMLVGQPPFLAQTPLETQMKVINWQTALHIPPQAKLTPEASDLIIKLCRGPEDRLGKNGADEIKAHPFFKTIDFSSDLRRQSAFYIPKIAHPTDTSNFDPVDPDKLWSDDDKEGNRNDTLNGWYKNGKHPEHAFYEFTFRRFFDDNGYPYNNPKPIEYEYGSSQNSEQQSDDDDDDEQAGRGVQSRDLVYV